Proteins from one Cicer arietinum cultivar CDC Frontier isolate Library 1 chromosome 3, Cicar.CDCFrontier_v2.0, whole genome shotgun sequence genomic window:
- the LOC140919595 gene encoding uncharacterized protein, protein MSMWKLDPENVKNYIVDMFLGNKESDKLFLAPYNSGAHWVLFAINAVSEVIYYLDPVHGNYTNHPEIKTMLDTALKVYRAQRGAKVSKQKSNNITWISIKCPRQTNNIDCGYYVLRFMKEIVEKNKTIIPETLVVLTKE, encoded by the exons atgtcgatgtggaaactcgatccagaGAATGTAAAaaactacattgtagatatgtttttaggaaataaagaaagtgataaattgttcttggcaccatataattcagg ggcacattgggtgctatttgcaatcaatgcggtctctgaagttatatactatttggatcccgtgcacggcaattacaccaatcaccccgaaataaagactatgctcgacac tgccttaaaagtttatcgagctcaaagaggtgctaaagtgtcgaagcagaagtctaataacattacatggatctcaataaagtgccctcgtcaaacaaataacatcgactgtgggtactacgtattgagattcatgaaggagattgttgagaagaataaaactattatcccagaaacg